Within the Nicotiana tabacum cultivar K326 chromosome 11, ASM71507v2, whole genome shotgun sequence genome, the region CCTACATttcacaatgcaggtaatgatttacaggttgatgattccgagcgctaggattctcgtaccagctatttggtgatcccagttctttcggggcattttcattaccttacagtcttcagtattttttttgttacagtcagtgttttcagtactttttagaggcttcatagacttgagtaacagttagacaaagtcacgggcttttcatattaagctatgttggctacaaatatgttttagaattgtattagtatttccgcactttgatttatatcatccaaaCTTTCAATATAtcaacatgtgttagtttatcttccgcattcagtatgttatgataccacatgttgattcagccagccagttggttcgctcggtcacatgtagtcaggcaccgagtgccgtgttacgtccaggcctaggtttggggcgtgacaaagcttggtatcagagcactaggttcaagtgtcctaggaagtctatgaagccgtgtctagtggagtttcctttatatgtgtgtgccggccactcatataaatggttaactaccaagacattcaggattgtctcatctctttctactctagatcgttccatgaagcttagagcaatagTTAACCTTCTTttcctatcgaattccaaacATATTATACCCAAGCGACGCGCAAGAAAGGTATAAGGTTCTAGAAAGGATGATTTGCCTATTGTGGTATTACTATGTAATACATGTAGGTAACAAATGAGATTTGAGGAGATGTTGaaagtgggatgcaatggatagAAGTACAGATTATAGCATAACTTTATCAGAAAGTACCAAAGCAGTTATCATGTCTCATGGCTATTAGTTtacctcagttaccagttatGCAGCCTTTCAGTTAGCAAATTTATTGTTATTCAGTATGCTagtattcagttatatgtttaccaAATATCCAATTTTCAGTGTATCAAAATTTCTGGAGACTTGTGAGTATACGGTGATGCATATGGATTCTCAAAGAAAATATGAGTAATAGTGATTATAGCGAAACCTTTGCATACTTTATGTCTGGATTAAGACCAAGACTCACCGGATGGTGCAAGAAGTAATTTATCAAATGATGgtatactttgaaggataagtttGTGCATGGTAGTGTATTTGTATGCGTTTTACCTtagagaacaatttcttttaattcttggaaatggagccacaagttggatgatgatagtttGGATGTTAGACCCCAACATTGGTCACTAtagttttggacagaaaagagtctaagggtaaaatacctaggagtcagaaaCGTTTATTATTACCAAAGATGTGATTTCGTACAACTCATGCAAATGACTATAAGATATGATGTATGCAATGAGAACTAAGAGCAGCCAATAGTGAAtttcagggaatgattttaagttgtttaaaTTTATTCAAATCATAATTAGAAAGTACCACGTTAGTGAATTGCTATAAGAAGCagctattattgtgagataaaggATATGACAATTCCCCTTAAGTTATGTGACTAAgtgattgttgatacccaatttttccctatatattttttatactcaaaatactttcaaaataacatatgtatgcatatacaagCACGCCCAAAGGCTTTggtattttcccaaatttttaaagatttttaaaaccaatttatggcctattttgcactataaaaaccaataattattcccaaaacttgtcattttggcgaataatttattttattctcgcatttacacaaaatataatttacctgatttttgcataattttacaagtccatttgttattttaaaactaaaattgcatgaaattgcaattttagcctatttctcgatttaatagcattttttaATCGCAAAatcatttctaatatttttaaattagtaCTTACATATTGTTTATCAACtcggtatttttaatttgattttttatttactatttttataaaatcaaaacgGGGAAAATTGGTTATTTAAATTGCAGTccctttttatttcaattgtagcccaaattgcACCCTCAATTTCAACCCCAATCCAACCCGTATTCCTAGATTACCCGACCCATACCCAATTAATTTATCCGATCCAGCCTTGATCTGATCTGAGCCattgatcaaatgagatcaacggcccagattctaTTTCCCAAATTAAATCAAACGACCCCCCCTTCCTTTTGACCCCTCATTTCTCATAGAGACCGGTCTCTCTCTTGATCTCTTCgtctcctccttctctctagaaccctCTGGTTCCCTCCTCCTTCTCCGACGAGCTTCATCGCCTCTCCGGCCATGCTCCGTCCTCACTTCTCTCGACCACCAGTCGCCATGGAGCTGTGTCTCGCTGATCTTCTCTAAGTTTTGAGGCTCCAGAGACTTCCACCATGCAAGATGGTCACTGGAATCCTTGCTTGGCTTATCTCCGGCCTTTTCTCCGATGGTTTTCAATCCGAAGGCACTATGAACGCCATTATTAATGAGTTTCACAACCAGGTTCTTTACCTCACCGatttattgcaaaacaaaaactaaTATCCGCCTAAGTCTCTCGATCTCTAtctttttaaagcatttttaacTTATCCTTTTGTGTTTTACACTACCTTCTGCCTGATTCTCAATTTTTAAACGTTTTGTTCTTTTCTCAAAAGCTAGGATTTCCGAACCCCTTTCAAAAATCACTATATCTTCTGCTTCTTTTTGAGTATTATGTGCTTATGCCTGTATTATTTGTTTATGTTTGTGTTATGAGCTTCTTTGTGTGGTTTTCTGGTTAATCCGAGTTCCATGCTTTAAGTTTCTATTAGGGCTCCTGTCTTGTGTTGAAACTGTGATCTTCTCGCTTAGTGTTCTCTGATTTTCACACCTATTGTGTTTATAGGTCTAATTGTTATTCTAAATAATTCTGTGTATCTCTTTGAATCCCTGATTATCCGTATATGATTTCCTTGGAGATGATCCACTGATTTGAATTGTTTCCTTGATTGTGAGATGCTTTCCTTACTTTAGGATGATTCCCTGTGATTTTCCATCTCACCCGTGATTTTCCTTAAgtaattgctttcaaaatcagTCTGTTTATATGCACACTATATGCTTATTTACTTTCCTTACTTGTAATTATGTTGTACCTTCCTTATTTGATGCATTTTTCTTTACCGTTTGAGTTGTGACTCCCTAATTGAAGGCAATTTGAGTTTTAATTGATTCTAATAGGTTTTCTTTCTATAATTATAATCAGTCTATATGTGTTAccttatttttcacttatttgaAGACTATATATACTCTACCTTCTCTTTAGCATAGGAAGACAGAATCATTTTCTGAACTCTCTCTAACACAAAAGAAGTAATTCAGTACTCTCTCTTTGTTTCACACAACCTCTCTCCCCTTGTGACTACTGGCTGCTCAACTAGCTTGAAACTCAGGCTAAGTTTCAGGCTGCTTCATTGTTCCATTGCTCTCTATATTGCTGCTCACTTTACTACTATCGCTGCACACTCTCTATATTGCTGCTCACTTCACCACTTTGCATATTATAACTCACTATTGTCCTGCATTACTTTgccttcaactggtatgtctcctaTTTGATTTACAGCTTTAAAGCAATATGTTTTCTATGGGTATTGCACTTCCTTTTGTTTCTCGTATGTTCCTACTTATGCTTTTGTTGTTCTTGCTGTAATTAGCATGCTTCTATGTTGTTTAACATGACTATCTTAATCTGGCATGCCCATTACTCCCCTTATATGTCTCATGCATGTCTCTCCTTATCCCCTAACCCCAGTGTAGTTATCAGCATGATGTCCTGACCTCTTTGGTTGAAACCTGCCTGATTGTTTAAGTGCTGAAGTGCTTCTCTTTGATCTTTGTGTAACTGTGTTCTCACTCGCGAATTACTTGTCCCCTTCTCCTCTGCCCCTGCTTGTGCTTACCTGACATTGTATCTTCTGTTTCAAACTGCTTTTCAATTCAATCTTTTGAAACTCCATCACTATCTCACTACTCTTAGAAGTTTAGGGTCAGCCACCTTAGTGTAAGCATTGCTTTGGGTACCTTGAGTACCCACTGAACTTTGATGCACAAGGCTGGTAATTTCACACTTGCACTTGTCTTGTTAATTTATTTTGGGTGCCTGGTATTGGCCAAGGGTCCCAATGGGCCTTTAGGGATTTTTGCTGCACCCAAACCTTGGTAAAGGTTGTGAAACTCGAAAGAAGTGAGGATTAGAGACTTGGGCCTggttgaaggctccctatagaatagcttcttatttttctaCTCCTCACTAATGTAATCTGATTACTTcatctgtaataacttgtaatgaaTAATTGGGGCTATAGTGAAATTGGGTGGGATTATGCATGCTTGGTTAATGggtagagaacatgtctatagggttttacTTACTTATTTGTGCAATAGATATCCTGCATAGGACATGCATCTCACACGattagaaatcctgttttaggctCTTTTACTTTCAGCTCATTTTTATACTCACTTTGTAATCACGATTAATTAACAACTTGTTATACAAATTGCCACTGCATTTAGGGACCATGTTTTAGGAGCTTTATGTGCATTAGACATCATGTTACTTAGGATCTTCGTTTGAGTTGCAATTGCTGAACGCCTCACTAATTTGTCTAATTTAACAACATAAGTCTGATGAACTATGCCTCCTCTCCTTAAAACTGGATTAATATGCATGCTCACCTTTCAAGTAGGCAATACATACGacgcctaggcaagctttaggccTAATAAAATTGATTGATTTTGTTTTGCCAGTTTTCAGACTACTCCGTCTCTTTCTTAAAACTACTGAACTCCATTCCTTGTTTGCCTCGCTGAGGATTACTCTGATTTCTGTTAAAACTCCAGTCCCATTTTGACATACTCTCGGAATCATGCATATGTTTTATCATGTCTTCTACTGGGTTGTTTGCTTGTCCAGAATCGTGCTATTTTACTACATCATTACTATATTTAGAAAGTGTTTCAATATGTCATTTACTAATTCCTAAACTATTATATACCTACTGCAATTTTTTAGTTATACTTCTGAAAATTTCGATCAAACTTTTTTGATTTCTGCCAAAACCTATCTTTAATATTCCTGCTTTTAACTCTCATTTCTTTAGACCTTAAATGTGATTGAGACGTGCTAATTATATGTCTATCTGTGGAGGGACATTTGAGCCTCTTACATGCCTTTATGTGATCCCTTACATGAAGTCttatttgttttgtatgtcgcctagtattTTGACTTTAAAACCTAAGGGTTCAACCTAGTCCTTACCTTATAGGAATAATGGTCCTAAATACCCTCTAGGACTTAtagaatgggacgggtaatagcacgcAATAAGCACTCGCGACCAATCCACATGTTTAATTAACCTTTACGGggcgggaagggtagaatatggagatgatgacgGTGCATGAATATCTCGCGTGGgaatgattgctgggtattgcaccaaactgattcatattatatttaaacctaggaccccttttctccttctttagttatcaatgttttcttaaattaatgtttcttcaactaagctttctccttttaaaatcacttgtgtctttcttctttcaaaatttttcaaCTTGTTATGTGCAAACTTTGCTTGTTTATTCATATTCTTAAAGTCATAACTAAGCacggctgggaaccacactagtggatcttgaggggtgcctaacactttcccctcgagataatctcaagcccttacccgaactctggtttatcTTTCAAAAATCCTCTTTTtttaagtgtcctaatgcactataatcattaggtggcgactcttcaaattccatatcccgattcctcgaaaggggaataagagttgttttgcccataatgtcgtaaacccgatttcgccttcttttaggagggaaaaagggggcgtcgacagtgacgactctgctggggagatgCTTTAAGGCTTTTACCATTACGTTCTTTTTATGACTTTATTGCTTCCTTTATTACTTTTATTTCCTGCTTTTAATCATTTCTCCATGAATACTAACTTGACTCttcatgtttttcttttcctttaattgCTTTCCCTTTACTGCTTTACCATTATCTCAATTCCGTTTTCAGTTCCGAGAATTTATTGTAAtctttactttatgaacgtgaaaatacatgtaaTTTGTTTCATTATTGTAATTGCATCTCTCAACATCATATCCCACTCGTGCCaaaacaaatcctatagcaacgcttataatgagtggttgcgcccttccgatatcaTAACCCCTAAAtgtggcaaaggcatatttgcggtaaaaccagtcgatcaacggtgtagtcgacggttccgcgcctttccctcttgagttatccgctcaagggtaccttgtCTAGCACTTCAAAggagaaaccttactctattaaactgttcatgcatcatggtcaagcctagccaagtcagttatgttgtctgcataatgactcattaagacaGCCTAAACCAGAGTCCATAGGGTttcctgaaacccaaacggacaccttctatgtgcatttatttggagaactaaacgccttatgctaattattggtattAATAGTCGAGTACggtgggggtgaggtcttaaccctttGTTTTGCaggaaatgaatgacaaagttcccgacttcggtatggtaaacatACCCTCAATCTTGCTAACCTGGTGTAGGAACCTCCCATCCAgtaaccaaatcaacgaatggaaagagagtcaccaaggctagtgagaagctagaatacctggagtacagcttgctggaattggaagggaaagtgaggaaaagagtcaccgaCTGTCAAAAcattgagggaagcaaaggagaacgcctggcaaaggcatttttactggaaaatctgcgcgagctggaagatctgatcaacgagaacattcaacctgaggaaggtccttcgaggaccaagtagttaggatttTTACTCTTCTGCTttcttaaatgtaataaggccgcTGGCCATTAGTGACATCTTTTATTATTCAGTTGTTTTTTactcgtcttatttttatcaataaaatgaggcatttagcattataagttctccaaatttaatttgtcgctaggcttacctcgggcacaacgaggcacccaaattaggaagcGATTTATATTCcagcacaatgtgtttaaatattgcaatactatTTATCAGAATCCTCGCTAActttttacctttttgttttttttcttttattatttttattcccctccccaaaggttagttcgtgcattctggcaccatcagcgtactcaacaagatccaagggtcctccacctcctcctcctccaagtcctaccagaaacaggaacaaaggcaaaatgggagATACAAGTGCTAGAAAGGAAATCGAGGAAACCTCTCAGAACGCTTCAATCACTAAGGAAACTGCTGCTCATCTTGAGCAAACTTTGCTGAGATTTcgagaagaattggaacaagttcgaaacCTGGCAAGTCTGTCAATCACTCTTGTCACTGCTGATGCCAACAACCAGAACCATACTACACCACCAGCACAACCCGCTCATGCCCAAGCCTGCAACACCTGCAACAACACTCCACTGCACGTTCCTGAAGCACAAAATACCACAAAAGGCCATAACACTCCAATCTTTGTGGACACCATGCCACATTAGAGTCAGCCAATCGCCAGTGCAATCGACACAAATGACAAGAGCTCCCTCATTCAGAATTTGGCTGCTGAGatcaagaagttgactagccgggTCAAAGATTTCGAAGGTAACAAAAGTGTTGAAGGGTTAAATTACGAAGATATCTgtgttcagccagatgttgaGCTCCCggaagggtacaaacctcccaagttcgaactattcgacggtacaggtgatccaagggtccaccTCAGAAtgtattgtgataagctggtagGAGTCAGGAGGGACGAGaagattcgcatgaagctgttcatgaggagtttgaagggtgATGCTTTATCATGGTATATTAGCCAGGATGCAAAGAAATGGACTAGTTGGGTGAACATggcgtctgactttatggaccggtttaggttcaacactgagaacgcaccagatgtgttctatatccagaatctcaagaagaagcccacagagacctttcgcgagtatgctactcattggaggtcagaagctgctaaggcCAGACCGGCcttggaggaagaacaaatgaacaggttaTTCATCCGTGCTCAGGATCTGCAGTACTACGAGAGACTGATGTTAATAGAGGGCCAAAAGTTCTCCGAcgtcatcaagttgggagaaagaatcgaagaaggcatcaaaaatgGTATGGTCACTAACCTCGACGCGTTGCAAgctaccaacaaggctttacagtctggtggctcATCAAAGAAAAAGGATGTGAATTCTATGATGGCTGCGCAAAGGAACAACTCCCCTATGAAGTACCAAACCTATTCCTCagctccactcacatatcaacctaccctaaATTACCAAGCACCATCACCCACCTACCAAATTCCATCACCTGCTCCACCACCTACGTATGAACCCGCTTCAcacagatattcccaacccgcacatatATACCAAGCATATAACTCCCAACCTTCTCACTACCCATCACCTCCTACCCGTCAAAACTTCCCTCGACCTAGACCAAACTTTGACCGCaaacctcccagacaatataccgcCATAGCCGAGCCAATTGACCAATTATATCAAAAACTCAAGGCAGCTGGTTACGTTACCCCTATCCCAGCcgtaactccagaaaatccttcccagtggatCAACCCAAACAAGACTTGCACATACCATTCCGGGATGAAGGGTCATACTATTGACGAGTGTcgctcgttgaaagacaagattcagaacctgattgacaacaagatcattatAGCAAAGGAGCCCAATCctaatgtctgcaacaaccctctgcctgaccaTGAGGGTAGAGGCAtccacatgatcgagatcgaagatgattgggaccccaaggggtCAATCGGGTTGATAGCTGAAGGAGACGAGCctaagaagccaatagttactctcaaTCCCATTGTTGACCAAATTCAGCCATCTGAGGGCGATGTGGTAAATGTGTCCGTACCACtcgagtttgaagcaccaccttCAAAGGT harbors:
- the LOC107818741 gene encoding uncharacterized protein LOC107818741, which gives rise to MNRLFIRAQDLQYYERLMLIEGQKFSDVIKLGERIEEGIKNGMVTNLDALQATNKALQSGGSSKKKDVNSMMAAQRNNSPMKYQTYSSAPLTYQPTLNYQAPSPTYQIPSPAPPPTYEPASHRYSQPAHIYQAYNSQPSHYPSPPTRQNFPRPRPNFDRKPPRQYTAIAEPIDQLYQKLKAAGYVTPIPAVTPENPSQWINPNKTCTYHSGMKGHTIDECRSLKDKIQNLIDNKIIIAKEPNPNVCNNPLPDHEGRGIHMIEIEDDWDPKGSIGLIAEGDEPKKPIVTLNPIVDQIQPSEGDVVNVSVPLEFEAPPSKVPKPIEVEFGVPRAPTPFEVSVLPPKAPILVSMTDVTPFKTNAIPWDYTAEARRKGNTYTGEAIAAKGMTRTGRVYTPEHLAESSKQASGRAVKTGPDDFWRKVQAKEYSVIEQLNKTPAQISILALLQSSEAHKNALIKVLSEAYVPSNITGGEIANMVGQVLESHKITFHEDELPP